A window from Ictalurus furcatus strain D&B chromosome 16, Billie_1.0, whole genome shotgun sequence encodes these proteins:
- the LOC128620042 gene encoding C2 domain-containing protein 2 isoform X2: protein MVFASGGVSESLQWLCLVTLFLASVVTLIIYLVQYFGVFRSRTWAGGEECEEADRLLSWVLELKSWRTEWRRAWIRALNSSAQGAIQLVFEEDGVQSSELRVHRVSSFKRSPGRKDVQCEVIGDKLQFSLSACLNSGSTHPPLRYSVKISPLQLQLALQMTEVDGEVQITWGLEQLDLTHLQLTPSYTQGPSVCVSEAAVKSTLQQVLCETQASVTLSSRTAQPTELKEVRNRISEVSSPPKPPRAHQWKLLVKNIRVTYSQEEGAAGSVSPQCVLQLDDPPQKLSTSVLNNASDLVWDQPFIFELSGRSKELNVQLLDHGKPPESCVLGQVCVPFNLVKRIPRGLQTFTLMNTHQVIGSLTTELSYLEPCEVRTWQPPTPAPTKRVEMDRTVMPCGTVVTTVTAVRSRPGRPLPTEPMKPPSIAKLAERRVSEQPSVLGAKVSKALSSSDTELLMLNGTDPVAEAAIRQLYESAKQKLKSPVKKSTIIISGVAKAPLSQDEEMTLMASYAAAMDASMAESPECARQETETLSEHCVSDTTDPLEGPSGADWESQTGEESDKASLSHSVSETVSKKGKEESSG, encoded by the exons ATGGTGTTCGCGAGCGGCGGTGTGTCGGAGTCGCTGCAGTGGCTGTGTCTGGTGACGCTGTTCCTCGCCTCGGTGGTGACTTTAATCATCTATTTAGTGCAATATTTCGGTGTTTTCCGGAGCCGGACATGGGCCGGGggggaggagtgtgaggaggcGGACCGGCTGCTGAGCTGGGTGCTGGAGCTGAAGAGCTGGAGGACGGAGTGGAGGAGAGCCTGGATCCGAGCCCTCAACAGCAgtgcacag gGAGCGATCCAGCTGGTGTTTGAGGAGGACGGTGTTCAGTCGTCAGAACTCCGCGTCCATCGCGTCTCCAGCTTTAAAAGATCACCTGGACGGAAG gatgtGCAGTGTGAGGTGATCGGAgacaaactgcagttttctcTCAGCGCTTGTCTGAACTCGGGCTCTACACACCCTCCTCTGAGATACAGCGTAAAAATCTCACCGCTACAGCTGcag CTGGCCCTGCAGATGACAGAGGTGGATGGAGAAGTTCAGATTACATGGGGACTGGAACAGCTGGACCTGACACACCTGCAACTCACACCCAGttacacacag ggaccgtcggtgtgtgtgagtgaagctGCAGTGAAGAGCACGCTGCAGCAGGTTCTGTGTGAAACACAAGCTTCGGTGACTCTGAGCAGCCGGACTGCGCAGCCTACAGAGCTGAAG GAAGTGAGGAACAGGATTTCGGAGGTCTCTTCTCCCCCTAAACCCCCTCGCGCTCACCAGTGGAAACTCTTAGTGAAGAACATCCGGGTCACGTACAGCCAGGAGGAAGGAGCTGCag GCAGTGTAAGTCCTCAGTGTGTTCTACAGTTAGATGATCCTCCTCAGAAGTTGTCCACCTCGGTGCTGAATAACGCGAGCGACCTGGTGTGGGATCAGCCCTTTATCTT cgaACTCAGTGGCAGGTCGAAGGAGCTGAACGTCCAGCTGTTGGATCATGGGAAACCTCCAGAGA GCTGTGTGCTCGGGCAGGTGTGTGTGCCATTTAACCTGGTGAAGAGGATCCCAAGAGGACTGCAGACTTTCACACTGATGAACACACACCAAGTAATCGGATCACTGACAactgag cTGTCCTACCTGGAGCCGTGTGAAGTGCGCACTTGGCAGCCCCCTACTCCGGCGCCTACCAAACGAGTGGAAATGGACAGAACCGTGATGCCGTGCGGTACCGTCGTCACCACCGTCACTGCGGTGAGGAGCAGACCGGGACGTCCGCTTCCGACAG AACCGATGAAACCTCCATCCATAGCCAAGCTGGCGGAGAGGCGGGTGTCTGAACAGCCTTCGGTACTGGGAGCTAAAGTCAGCAAAGCCTTATCTTCATCAGATACAG AGCTGCTGATGCTGAACGGGACCGACCCGGTGGCCGAGGCTGCCATCAGACAGCTGTACGAGTCGGCTAAGCAGAAACTCAAATCTCCTGTCAAAAAGAGCACCATTATCATCTCTGGAGTGGCAAag GCGCCTCTGTCTCAGGACGAGGAGATGACTCTGATGGCCAGCTACGCTGCTGCGATGGACGCCTCCATGGCCGAATCGCCCGAGTGCGCGAGACAGGAAACAGAGACACTCTCTGAGCACTGCGTCTCAGACACGACCGATCCATTGGAGGGTCCGAGCGGAGCAGACTGGGAGAGTCAGACCGGAGAGGAATCGGACAAGGCCTCGCTCTCCCACAGCGTCTCCGAGACCGTATCCAAAAAGGGAAAAG AGGAGAGCAGTGGTTAG
- the LOC128620042 gene encoding C2 domain-containing protein 2 isoform X1 produces MVFASGGVSESLQWLCLVTLFLASVVTLIIYLVQYFGVFRSRTWAGGEECEEADRLLSWVLELKSWRTEWRRAWIRALNSSAQGAIQLVFEEDGVQSSELRVHRVSSFKRSPGRKDVQCEVIGDKLQFSLSACLNSGSTHPPLRYSVKISPLQLQLALQMTEVDGEVQITWGLEQLDLTHLQLTPSYTQGPSVCVSEAAVKSTLQQVLCETQASVTLSSRTAQPTELKEVRNRISEVSSPPKPPRAHQWKLLVKNIRVTYSQEEGAAGSVSPQCVLQLDDPPQKLSTSVLNNASDLVWDQPFIFELSGRSKELNVQLLDHGKPPESCVLGQVCVPFNLVKRIPRGLQTFTLMNTHQVIGSLTTELSYLEPCEVRTWQPPTPAPTKRVEMDRTVMPCGTVVTTVTAVRSRPGRPLPTEPMKPPSIAKLAERRVSEQPSVLGAKVSKALSSSDTELLMLNGTDPVAEAAIRQLYESAKQKLKSPVKKSTIIISGVAKAPLSQDEEMTLMASYAAAMDASMAESPECARQETETLSEHCVSDTTDPLEGPSGADWESQTGEESDKASLSHSVSETVSKKGKGSFLHKGARLFFRRRQQRKEPGMSQSHNDLQYLEQAEERRTATFKRILNRKPLHKHKSKANGVQTSDLHHPH; encoded by the exons ATGGTGTTCGCGAGCGGCGGTGTGTCGGAGTCGCTGCAGTGGCTGTGTCTGGTGACGCTGTTCCTCGCCTCGGTGGTGACTTTAATCATCTATTTAGTGCAATATTTCGGTGTTTTCCGGAGCCGGACATGGGCCGGGggggaggagtgtgaggaggcGGACCGGCTGCTGAGCTGGGTGCTGGAGCTGAAGAGCTGGAGGACGGAGTGGAGGAGAGCCTGGATCCGAGCCCTCAACAGCAgtgcacag gGAGCGATCCAGCTGGTGTTTGAGGAGGACGGTGTTCAGTCGTCAGAACTCCGCGTCCATCGCGTCTCCAGCTTTAAAAGATCACCTGGACGGAAG gatgtGCAGTGTGAGGTGATCGGAgacaaactgcagttttctcTCAGCGCTTGTCTGAACTCGGGCTCTACACACCCTCCTCTGAGATACAGCGTAAAAATCTCACCGCTACAGCTGcag CTGGCCCTGCAGATGACAGAGGTGGATGGAGAAGTTCAGATTACATGGGGACTGGAACAGCTGGACCTGACACACCTGCAACTCACACCCAGttacacacag ggaccgtcggtgtgtgtgagtgaagctGCAGTGAAGAGCACGCTGCAGCAGGTTCTGTGTGAAACACAAGCTTCGGTGACTCTGAGCAGCCGGACTGCGCAGCCTACAGAGCTGAAG GAAGTGAGGAACAGGATTTCGGAGGTCTCTTCTCCCCCTAAACCCCCTCGCGCTCACCAGTGGAAACTCTTAGTGAAGAACATCCGGGTCACGTACAGCCAGGAGGAAGGAGCTGCag GCAGTGTAAGTCCTCAGTGTGTTCTACAGTTAGATGATCCTCCTCAGAAGTTGTCCACCTCGGTGCTGAATAACGCGAGCGACCTGGTGTGGGATCAGCCCTTTATCTT cgaACTCAGTGGCAGGTCGAAGGAGCTGAACGTCCAGCTGTTGGATCATGGGAAACCTCCAGAGA GCTGTGTGCTCGGGCAGGTGTGTGTGCCATTTAACCTGGTGAAGAGGATCCCAAGAGGACTGCAGACTTTCACACTGATGAACACACACCAAGTAATCGGATCACTGACAactgag cTGTCCTACCTGGAGCCGTGTGAAGTGCGCACTTGGCAGCCCCCTACTCCGGCGCCTACCAAACGAGTGGAAATGGACAGAACCGTGATGCCGTGCGGTACCGTCGTCACCACCGTCACTGCGGTGAGGAGCAGACCGGGACGTCCGCTTCCGACAG AACCGATGAAACCTCCATCCATAGCCAAGCTGGCGGAGAGGCGGGTGTCTGAACAGCCTTCGGTACTGGGAGCTAAAGTCAGCAAAGCCTTATCTTCATCAGATACAG AGCTGCTGATGCTGAACGGGACCGACCCGGTGGCCGAGGCTGCCATCAGACAGCTGTACGAGTCGGCTAAGCAGAAACTCAAATCTCCTGTCAAAAAGAGCACCATTATCATCTCTGGAGTGGCAAag GCGCCTCTGTCTCAGGACGAGGAGATGACTCTGATGGCCAGCTACGCTGCTGCGATGGACGCCTCCATGGCCGAATCGCCCGAGTGCGCGAGACAGGAAACAGAGACACTCTCTGAGCACTGCGTCTCAGACACGACCGATCCATTGGAGGGTCCGAGCGGAGCAGACTGGGAGAGTCAGACCGGAGAGGAATCGGACAAGGCCTCGCTCTCCCACAGCGTCTCCGAGACCGTATCCAAAAAGGGAAAAG GCAGCTTCCTCCATAAGGGCGCCCGGCTGTTTTTCAGGCGCCGGCAGCAGAGGAAGGAGCCGGGGATGAGTCAGTCCCATAACGACCTGCAGTATCTAGAGCAGGCCGAGGAGAGACGCACGGCCACCTTCAAGCGCATCCTCAACCGCAAACCGCTGCACAAACACAAGAGCAAAGCCAACGGTGTCCAGACGTCAGACCTCCATCACCCTCACTAa
- the LOC128620042 gene encoding C2 domain-containing protein 2 isoform X3: protein MVFASGGVSESLQWLCLVTLFLASVVTLIIYLVQYFGVFRSRTWAGGEECEEADRLLSWVLELKSWRTEWRRAWIRALNSSAQGAIQLVFEEDGVQSSELRVHRVSSFKRSPGRKDVQCEVIGDKLQFSLSACLNSGSTHPPLRYSVKISPLQLQLALQMTEVDGEVQITWGLEQLDLTHLQLTPSYTQGPSVCVSEAAVKSTLQQVLCETQASVTLSSRTAQPTELKEVRNRISEVSSPPKPPRAHQWKLLVKNIRVTYSQEEGAAGSVSPQCVLQLDDPPQKLSTSVLNNASDLVWDQPFIFELSGRSKELNVQLLDHGKPPESCVLGQVCVPFNLVKRIPRGLQTFTLMNTHQVIGSLTTELSYLEPCEVRTWQPPTPAPTKRVEMDRTVMPCGTVVTTVTAVRSRPGRPLPTEPMKPPSIAKLAERRVSEQPSVLGAKVSKALSSSDTELLMLNGTDPVAEAAIRQLYESAKQKLKSPVKKSTIIISGVAKQNVSDSRPLQEVMSSHEALLNENDLLTEKRLCLRTRR from the exons ATGGTGTTCGCGAGCGGCGGTGTGTCGGAGTCGCTGCAGTGGCTGTGTCTGGTGACGCTGTTCCTCGCCTCGGTGGTGACTTTAATCATCTATTTAGTGCAATATTTCGGTGTTTTCCGGAGCCGGACATGGGCCGGGggggaggagtgtgaggaggcGGACCGGCTGCTGAGCTGGGTGCTGGAGCTGAAGAGCTGGAGGACGGAGTGGAGGAGAGCCTGGATCCGAGCCCTCAACAGCAgtgcacag gGAGCGATCCAGCTGGTGTTTGAGGAGGACGGTGTTCAGTCGTCAGAACTCCGCGTCCATCGCGTCTCCAGCTTTAAAAGATCACCTGGACGGAAG gatgtGCAGTGTGAGGTGATCGGAgacaaactgcagttttctcTCAGCGCTTGTCTGAACTCGGGCTCTACACACCCTCCTCTGAGATACAGCGTAAAAATCTCACCGCTACAGCTGcag CTGGCCCTGCAGATGACAGAGGTGGATGGAGAAGTTCAGATTACATGGGGACTGGAACAGCTGGACCTGACACACCTGCAACTCACACCCAGttacacacag ggaccgtcggtgtgtgtgagtgaagctGCAGTGAAGAGCACGCTGCAGCAGGTTCTGTGTGAAACACAAGCTTCGGTGACTCTGAGCAGCCGGACTGCGCAGCCTACAGAGCTGAAG GAAGTGAGGAACAGGATTTCGGAGGTCTCTTCTCCCCCTAAACCCCCTCGCGCTCACCAGTGGAAACTCTTAGTGAAGAACATCCGGGTCACGTACAGCCAGGAGGAAGGAGCTGCag GCAGTGTAAGTCCTCAGTGTGTTCTACAGTTAGATGATCCTCCTCAGAAGTTGTCCACCTCGGTGCTGAATAACGCGAGCGACCTGGTGTGGGATCAGCCCTTTATCTT cgaACTCAGTGGCAGGTCGAAGGAGCTGAACGTCCAGCTGTTGGATCATGGGAAACCTCCAGAGA GCTGTGTGCTCGGGCAGGTGTGTGTGCCATTTAACCTGGTGAAGAGGATCCCAAGAGGACTGCAGACTTTCACACTGATGAACACACACCAAGTAATCGGATCACTGACAactgag cTGTCCTACCTGGAGCCGTGTGAAGTGCGCACTTGGCAGCCCCCTACTCCGGCGCCTACCAAACGAGTGGAAATGGACAGAACCGTGATGCCGTGCGGTACCGTCGTCACCACCGTCACTGCGGTGAGGAGCAGACCGGGACGTCCGCTTCCGACAG AACCGATGAAACCTCCATCCATAGCCAAGCTGGCGGAGAGGCGGGTGTCTGAACAGCCTTCGGTACTGGGAGCTAAAGTCAGCAAAGCCTTATCTTCATCAGATACAG AGCTGCTGATGCTGAACGGGACCGACCCGGTGGCCGAGGCTGCCATCAGACAGCTGTACGAGTCGGCTAAGCAGAAACTCAAATCTCCTGTCAAAAAGAGCACCATTATCATCTCTGGAGTGGCAAag CAAAACGTATCCGACAGCAGGCCGctgcaggaagtgatgtcatcaCACGAAGCATTATTGAATGAAAACGATCTGCTGACAGAAAA GCGCCTCTGTCTCAGGACGAGGAGATGA